From one Chryseobacterium sp. 3008163 genomic stretch:
- a CDS encoding GMC family oxidoreductase, with protein sequence MANFASSKNLGNGYPTPGPQRPDIQDIMNHAYFLTDGQWKEAKENNSYDYVIIGSGFCGYAFAKRILEKDKEAKILMVERGGFLLPTHFQNLGASYKKLVGPISETFPWSLSQSTMLEKAPYRVTQHGMLPYFGGRSFLWSAWCPQPEKAQVEKWSPVLFNSLTQKNGETSYFDDAIKLLHVHKSNALPFSKNLKKLGLENNLDQLRLPEYGTLQDIIHDLFAKKKDAFNSQSLTRAKLMKVEYASLACGDGENKGIDFNKFSTPTAILNLVDSTAFPTKNVDSDTEKRRKEGNNMYPNRLHILTECVVEEILNENNQAYGLLTSRGTIALNNAELILATGAMPPATLIQKSFNHESAGKHFTAHTISAITARVKKDKLLELIENRNLQMGAIYLPFFAENGQQFHIQLSIIHDPNPNKNQELAMRYMPDVVSTASPEQLKDSENYVILVCAILGELDIHNEYASFNANKDSDATTGSLLRCNPSLKDKKTWDDMGKTTYNILDYLFDDPEYWYSDLNYYQECHVSGTDFLPERYAIQNSWVKKEERTRYPHVPAMVHEGSTLPIENNNVDRDNKKIEAVVNLDYQLINQGKPVSNLFITGASLWAQSGAWNPTLTMTAMALQLADKRIAAKEKQQPTSENTESTAILELIDQSKF encoded by the coding sequence ATGGCAAATTTTGCATCATCAAAAAATCTTGGGAATGGATATCCAACTCCGGGACCTCAGCGACCTGACATTCAGGACATCATGAATCATGCTTATTTCTTAACAGACGGTCAGTGGAAAGAAGCAAAAGAAAATAATTCTTATGACTATGTAATTATAGGCTCAGGCTTCTGCGGATATGCCTTTGCTAAAAGAATTTTAGAAAAAGACAAAGAAGCCAAAATTCTCATGGTAGAGCGTGGAGGCTTTTTACTACCAACCCATTTTCAGAATTTAGGAGCGAGCTATAAAAAATTGGTCGGGCCAATTTCTGAAACTTTCCCTTGGAGTTTATCTCAGTCTACCATGCTGGAAAAAGCGCCTTATCGTGTAACGCAACATGGAATGTTACCTTATTTTGGAGGCAGAAGCTTCTTGTGGAGTGCTTGGTGCCCTCAACCGGAAAAAGCACAAGTCGAGAAATGGTCTCCGGTACTATTTAATTCTTTAACGCAAAAAAATGGTGAGACTTCTTACTTTGATGATGCGATCAAATTATTGCATGTTCATAAATCCAATGCATTGCCTTTTTCTAAGAATTTAAAAAAGTTGGGACTGGAAAATAATTTAGATCAATTACGATTACCAGAATATGGGACATTGCAAGATATTATTCACGATCTATTTGCTAAAAAGAAAGACGCTTTTAACTCTCAAAGTCTGACGCGCGCAAAACTCATGAAGGTAGAATATGCGTCATTGGCTTGTGGTGATGGTGAAAATAAAGGGATTGATTTTAACAAATTCTCAACCCCAACAGCTATTCTTAATTTGGTAGACAGTACGGCATTTCCAACCAAAAATGTGGATTCTGACACAGAAAAAAGAAGAAAAGAAGGCAATAACATGTATCCCAACAGATTACACATTCTTACTGAATGTGTTGTAGAAGAAATTTTGAATGAAAATAATCAAGCTTATGGATTATTAACATCAAGAGGTACCATTGCATTGAATAATGCAGAATTGATATTAGCAACCGGAGCTATGCCACCTGCGACGTTGATTCAAAAATCATTCAACCATGAATCGGCAGGTAAGCATTTTACAGCTCATACAATTTCTGCTATTACAGCAAGAGTAAAGAAAGATAAATTATTAGAGTTAATAGAAAATCGCAATTTACAGATGGGAGCGATTTATCTGCCTTTCTTTGCAGAAAATGGTCAGCAGTTTCATATTCAATTGTCGATTATTCATGATCCAAATCCGAATAAAAATCAGGAACTGGCAATGCGTTATATGCCTGATGTTGTATCTACTGCTTCTCCAGAACAATTGAAAGACTCAGAAAATTATGTAATATTAGTGTGTGCTATCTTAGGCGAATTAGATATTCATAATGAATACGCATCTTTTAACGCTAATAAAGATTCAGATGCGACTACAGGAAGTTTACTAAGATGTAATCCTAGCCTTAAAGATAAAAAAACCTGGGATGATATGGGTAAAACGACCTATAATATTCTTGACTATTTATTTGATGATCCTGAATATTGGTATAGTGATTTGAACTATTATCAAGAATGTCATGTAAGTGGTACAGATTTTTTGCCTGAACGTTATGCAATCCAAAACTCATGGGTAAAAAAAGAAGAGCGTACAAGATATCCCCATGTACCGGCAATGGTACACGAAGGTTCTACTCTACCCATTGAAAATAATAATGTAGATCGTGATAATAAAAAAATTGAGGCAGTAGTAAATTTAGATTATCAACTGATAAATCAAGGCAAGCCTGTATCGAATTTATTTATAACAGGAGCTTCATTATGGGCGCAAAGCGGTGCCTGGAATCCTACGTTAACCATGACGGCAATGGCATTACAATTAGCTGATAAACGAATTGCAGCTAAGGAAAAGCAACAACCCACATCTGAAAACACAGAATCTACAGCTATTCTTGAATTAATTGATCAATCTAAATTTTAA
- a CDS encoding cupin domain-containing protein gives MMNTNETDNLLEVSLDLQSVENMDGVYTCIKDVDSRFVFCNENFAKLVGSSVSEIVGTIDDRADHVQDDEAVRKSEIPLLNHRELIELPDGSQQPILTQKGLWRCTTDKSEILGTTVNFSLQKTKEAWIKDLGLKMVDRVGYFGIDNTHEADKDSTYSLNFILIDNLPKLKLHKLAMDEQWFFHEGSALQIYIFDLVKKTATVKTLGKNIAKDEKLQVVVPKNTWFGAEVVSKDFNLSSCSLAPAFYEGCSTSLPADSNERKAFLDDLKHTFPEYLDVIDELS, from the coding sequence ATGATGAATACTAACGAAACTGATAACCTGTTAGAAGTAAGTCTAGATTTACAATCTGTAGAAAATATGGATGGGGTCTATACTTGCATCAAAGATGTTGATTCCCGATTTGTATTTTGCAACGAAAATTTCGCAAAATTAGTAGGAAGTTCTGTCTCGGAAATCGTAGGAACAATTGATGACAGAGCAGATCATGTACAAGATGATGAAGCGGTCCGAAAATCAGAAATCCCATTATTGAATCATCGTGAGTTAATAGAATTACCAGACGGCTCTCAACAGCCCATTCTTACCCAAAAAGGATTATGGCGATGTACAACCGACAAATCTGAAATTCTAGGTACAACCGTTAATTTCTCTTTACAAAAAACTAAAGAAGCCTGGATCAAAGATTTAGGACTAAAAATGGTAGATCGTGTAGGGTACTTTGGCATTGACAATACTCACGAAGCCGATAAAGACAGTACCTATTCTTTGAATTTTATTTTAATAGATAATCTTCCGAAGTTAAAATTACACAAACTCGCAATGGATGAACAATGGTTTTTTCATGAAGGTTCTGCTTTGCAAATTTATATTTTCGATTTGGTAAAAAAAACGGCAACCGTTAAGACTTTAGGTAAAAATATTGCTAAAGACGAAAAACTACAAGTTGTGGTGCCCAAAAACACATGGTTTGGCGCTGAAGTCGTAAGTAAAGATTTTAATTTAAGCAGTTGCAGCTTAGCTCCAGCTTTTTATGAAGGTTGTAGCACTTCTTTACCAGCAGATAGCAACGAAAGAAAAGCATTTTTGGATGATTTGAAACATACTTTTCCAGAATATCTTGATGTAATCGATGAACTTTCTTAA